DNA sequence from the Candidatus Limnocylindrales bacterium genome:
CGGTCGCCGACATCGTTGCCTGCGTCGTAGCTCGTCTTCGTAGCGAGACGGGCATAGAGGACGTCGCGCTGACCGGAGGGGTCTTCCAGAATGCGTTGCTGTTCGACATGACCGTGCGACGGCTCGAGAGGAGCGGCCTACGCGTGCATGCGCACGGCCGCGTCCCTGCCGGCGACGGTGGTCTGGCGCTCGGACAGCTGGCCGTGGCGGCGGCCGTGCTGCAAGAGGCTCGCTGATGTGTCTGGGTGTTCCTGGAAGGGTGCTCGAGGTTCGCCGCGAGCGAGAGCTGCTGACGGCAACCGTCGACTTCGGCGGCGTCTGCCGCAGCGTCTGCCTCGAGCACGTTCCTGACACCGTGCCGGGCGAGTACGTGCTCGTGCACGTGGGCTTCGCGCTTTCGCGCATCGACGAAGCCGAAGCGATCAGGATCTTCGCGCTGATGCGCGAGCTCGACGAGCTGGACGAGTTCCAGAACGGATCGTGATGAAATTCGTCGACGAATACAGGGACGGCTCGACGGCGCGGAAGCTGGCGCAGGCGATCCGGCACGCGGCGACGCGGCCGTGGACGCTCATGGAAGTGTGCGGCGGGCAGACGCACACGATCCTCAAGCACGGTCTCGACCAGCTTCTCCCGGACGGCATCGAGCTGCTGCACGGGCCCGGGTGCCCGGTGTGCGTCACCTCCCTCGAGATGATCGACAAGGCCCACGACATCGCGTCACGGCCGGAGGTGATCTTCTGCTCCTTCGGCGACATGCTGCGCATTCCCGGCTCGCGCACCGACCTGCTCCAGCTGAAGGCGTCCGGGTGCGACGTCCGAATCCTTTATTCGCCGCTGGACGCGGTTCGTGTGGCCGAAGAGAACCCTCACCGGCAGGTGGTCTTCTTCGCCGTCGGCTTCGAGACGACCGCACCGGCCAACGCGATGGCGGCATGGCTGGCGCGGCAGCGACGGCTGCGCAATTTCAGCCTGCTCGTCTCTCACGT
Encoded proteins:
- a CDS encoding HypC/HybG/HupF family hydrogenase formation chaperone, which encodes MCLGVPGRVLEVRRERELLTATVDFGGVCRSVCLEHVPDTVPGEYVLVHVGFALSRIDEAEAIRIFALMRELDELDEFQNGS